In Maridesulfovibrio sp., the following proteins share a genomic window:
- a CDS encoding sugar transferase translates to MTLKRWFDLVISITTLIIFFPLLVILTVVIHKKMGGGIFFIQRRPGRHGKPFNIIKFKTMSDARDKHGNLLPDSERLSRFGRFLRSTSLDELPELVNVIFGDMSLVGPRPLLMQYLDRYSPEQARRHDVLPGITGWAQVNGRNAISWDEKFKLDVWYVDNHNLLLDIKILYLTVARVFKREGISQPGQATAQEFMGNE, encoded by the coding sequence ATGACTTTGAAAAGATGGTTTGATCTTGTTATTTCAATTACTACGCTGATAATTTTCTTTCCGCTGCTGGTAATACTCACTGTTGTCATTCACAAAAAGATGGGCGGCGGCATTTTCTTTATTCAGCGCAGACCCGGACGGCATGGAAAACCGTTTAACATCATCAAGTTCAAAACCATGTCCGATGCCCGAGACAAACATGGCAACCTGCTCCCGGATTCTGAACGCTTAAGCAGGTTCGGACGCTTCCTGCGTTCAACTTCTTTGGATGAACTGCCGGAACTGGTCAACGTTATATTCGGTGATATGTCGCTGGTCGGGCCGCGTCCGCTGCTCATGCAATACCTTGATCGCTACAGCCCGGAACAGGCCCGTCGACACGATGTGCTGCCCGGAATAACCGGATGGGCGCAGGTCAACGGTCGCAATGCAATCTCATGGGATGAAAAATTCAAGCTCGATGTCTGGTATGTGGATAACCACAACCTGCTGCTTGATATTAAAATTTTGTATCTCACCGTGGCCCGTGTTTTTAAACGCGAAGGCATCTCCCAGCCCGGACAGGCCACAGCTCAGGAATTCATGGGGAATGAATAA
- a CDS encoding acetyltransferase encodes MKKIIIMGAGGHGQVVADALKQMKSAEPVAFVDENNELHGKKIMGIPVPGGSTAIKAIPHDGIVIALGDNALRKRIFNELREAGENLFSVIHPSAIIAADVKIGDGCMILAGAVINTQAEIKDNTIINTNSTIEHHNRIGPHAHIAPGSTLGGEVVVGEEAMVGIGATVLPRTSIGEKSILGGGSTAIKNIPGGATAAGVPAYILP; translated from the coding sequence ATGAAAAAAATCATCATCATGGGTGCTGGTGGACACGGTCAGGTTGTTGCTGATGCCTTAAAACAAATGAAGAGTGCTGAACCTGTAGCCTTTGTAGACGAAAATAACGAACTGCACGGCAAAAAGATCATGGGCATACCCGTACCCGGCGGCAGCACGGCAATAAAAGCCATCCCGCATGACGGCATTGTCATCGCCCTTGGTGATAACGCGCTGCGGAAACGGATTTTTAATGAACTGCGTGAAGCCGGGGAAAACCTGTTTTCGGTCATTCACCCCTCGGCAATAATCGCTGCTGACGTGAAAATCGGTGACGGTTGCATGATCCTGGCAGGAGCGGTGATCAATACTCAGGCCGAGATAAAAGACAACACCATCATCAATACCAACTCGACCATTGAGCACCATAACCGGATAGGCCCGCACGCCCATATCGCCCCCGGATCAACGCTAGGCGGGGAAGTTGTTGTCGGGGAAGAAGCCATGGTCGGCATCGGAGCGACTGTTCTACCGCGAACCTCAATCGGGGAAAAAAGCATCTTAGGCGGCGGGTCAACAGCGATTAAGAATATTCCCGGCGGCGCAACCGCCGCAGGTGTTCCGGCATACATTCTACCTTAA
- a CDS encoding DegT/DnrJ/EryC1/StrS family aminotransferase: MSASNNKRIYLSPPHMAGNEQEYVRQAFESNFIAPLGPMVNGFEQDFSKFTGFAHCAALASGTAALHIALRIIDVQPGDVVIASSLTFIGSVSPATFMGAEPVFIDSDYKSWNMDPDLLAEAVEYYISKGRKPKAVVPTDLYGQCADYDRILKILEPHGIPLIVDAAESVGASYKGRHAGKGALMAAYSFNGNKIITTSGGGLLASDDEDIISRARWLSQQAKEPEPYYEHKEIGYNYRMSNLVAAVGRGQVEVIPERVERKREIFNFYERELGVCPGISFMPEADYGKCNRWLTVMLVDEKKFGASPDEIRLALEKENIESRPVWKPMHKQPVFKDNTVFGGKVSEDLFKRGLCLPSGTAMTAGDLQRVAELIKRCGK; encoded by the coding sequence GTGTCCGCAAGCAATAATAAACGCATATATCTTTCCCCACCGCATATGGCCGGTAATGAGCAGGAATATGTGCGTCAGGCTTTTGAAAGCAATTTCATTGCCCCACTCGGCCCCATGGTTAACGGTTTTGAACAGGATTTCTCCAAATTTACCGGATTTGCGCACTGCGCTGCCCTTGCCAGCGGTACAGCAGCTCTGCACATTGCTCTGCGCATTATCGATGTCCAGCCCGGAGACGTGGTGATTGCTTCCTCGCTGACCTTCATCGGCAGCGTCAGCCCGGCGACTTTCATGGGAGCGGAACCTGTATTTATCGACTCTGACTACAAATCATGGAACATGGACCCGGATCTGCTTGCCGAAGCAGTGGAATACTATATTTCCAAGGGACGTAAACCCAAAGCGGTTGTTCCCACCGACCTTTATGGCCAATGCGCGGATTATGACCGCATTCTGAAAATACTTGAACCGCACGGCATTCCGCTCATTGTGGATGCAGCCGAATCCGTAGGGGCGAGCTACAAAGGAAGGCATGCGGGCAAAGGCGCGCTCATGGCCGCCTATTCCTTTAACGGCAACAAGATCATCACCACTTCCGGGGGCGGACTTCTGGCTTCCGATGACGAAGATATCATCAGCCGAGCACGCTGGCTTTCCCAACAGGCCAAAGAGCCGGAACCCTACTACGAACACAAGGAAATCGGGTATAACTACCGCATGTCCAACCTTGTGGCCGCCGTTGGCCGGGGGCAGGTGGAAGTCATTCCCGAACGGGTTGAACGCAAACGGGAGATTTTCAATTTTTACGAGCGAGAGCTTGGTGTATGCCCCGGAATTTCATTCATGCCCGAAGCGGATTACGGAAAATGCAACCGTTGGCTTACGGTCATGCTTGTTGACGAAAAAAAATTCGGCGCATCTCCTGACGAAATCCGCCTTGCACTTGAAAAAGAAAATATTGAATCCCGCCCTGTCTGGAAACCAATGCATAAGCAGCCGGTTTTCAAAGACAACACGGTATTCGGCGGTAAAGTCAGTGAGGATCTGTTTAAACGCGGACTCTGCCTGCCTTCAGGCACTGCCATGACCGCAGGAGATTTGCAGCGCGTCGCAGAACTGATCAAAAGGTGCGGAAAATAA
- a CDS encoding nucleoside-diphosphate sugar epimerase/dehydratase, with protein MFHNLRNINFYVMILLDLLIFIGAFYSAYLFRFDFSLPGYAETQCFELLKYTLVIKFSVFLGLGLYRGMWRYTSLRDLWHILEATFLQSLILITVVLYKFGFSGFSRGVFIIDWLLTVFMCGGMRVIIRSFYAIKDGNSIKLSPETCPVDGAKVLIIGAGRAGEKVVREIRSSGQLKYLPIGFLDNDKSKRGRTIHGVPVLGPLSDLQELVANKCVNEILIAVAEASGKEMREIIDACKETRLPYKILPGMDEIINGKVGIKALRDVSYQDLLGRAPVQLDTTSISEYLSGKTVLVTGCGGSIGSELVRQVVRFNPAKLILVDLSEANLYAIQMELHHELNFHEYVTVLGSIQDEQLMDETFNNYKPHTVFHAAAYKHVPMMERNPWQAVHNNICGTKNIMTAADKHGVARFVIVSTDKAVRPTNIMGASKRVTELLMRLFHNSKTTFMAVRFGNVVGSSGSVVPLFRRQIERGGPVTVTHKDVTRYFMSISEAAQLILQAGVMADGGEIFILEMGEPIKIADMARDLIRLSGKEPDKDIEIIFTGLREGEKLYEELITEGEGIVRTEHDKIMVLKGVENDLEAYTACFKKQLCTLKDAADRFQADEVRTLLHAAVPEFDEEC; from the coding sequence ATGTTCCATAACCTGCGAAATATAAATTTCTATGTCATGATCCTGTTGGATCTGCTTATTTTCATAGGCGCATTTTACAGTGCCTATCTGTTCCGGTTCGATTTTAGCCTTCCCGGCTATGCGGAGACCCAATGCTTTGAACTGCTCAAGTACACTCTGGTTATCAAATTCTCAGTTTTTCTGGGACTTGGTTTATACCGTGGAATGTGGCGCTACACCAGTCTGCGTGATCTCTGGCATATCCTGGAGGCCACTTTCCTGCAATCGCTTATTTTAATAACTGTTGTACTCTATAAATTCGGGTTCAGCGGTTTTTCACGCGGTGTTTTCATCATCGACTGGCTGCTGACTGTTTTCATGTGCGGTGGCATGCGGGTCATAATCCGTTCTTTTTATGCTATCAAAGATGGAAATTCCATCAAGCTTTCCCCTGAGACATGCCCAGTTGACGGAGCAAAAGTCCTCATAATCGGAGCAGGACGTGCGGGAGAAAAGGTTGTCCGCGAAATAAGAAGCAGCGGGCAACTCAAATACCTGCCCATCGGCTTTTTGGATAACGACAAAAGCAAAAGAGGACGGACTATTCATGGAGTTCCGGTACTCGGTCCCCTTTCCGATCTTCAAGAGTTGGTGGCAAATAAATGCGTTAATGAAATCCTCATTGCCGTTGCAGAGGCTTCCGGGAAAGAAATGCGTGAAATCATTGACGCCTGTAAGGAAACCAGACTGCCATATAAAATCCTGCCCGGCATGGATGAAATAATTAACGGCAAAGTCGGCATCAAGGCCCTGCGTGATGTCAGCTATCAGGATCTGCTTGGGCGCGCTCCGGTACAGCTGGATACAACCTCAATCAGTGAATATCTTTCCGGTAAAACTGTTCTTGTTACAGGTTGCGGCGGTTCTATCGGTTCGGAGCTGGTCCGTCAGGTCGTACGCTTTAATCCCGCCAAGCTTATCCTTGTGGATTTAAGTGAAGCAAACCTGTACGCCATTCAGATGGAACTACACCACGAGCTTAATTTTCATGAGTATGTAACGGTACTCGGTTCTATTCAGGATGAGCAGCTCATGGATGAAACTTTTAATAATTACAAACCGCACACAGTATTCCATGCCGCGGCCTACAAGCATGTACCCATGATGGAGCGCAATCCTTGGCAGGCGGTGCACAATAATATCTGCGGGACCAAGAATATCATGACCGCAGCGGATAAGCACGGCGTCGCCCGCTTTGTTATCGTGTCCACGGACAAGGCAGTACGGCCGACCAACATCATGGGAGCATCCAAGCGCGTAACCGAACTGCTCATGCGTTTGTTCCACAATTCAAAGACCACCTTCATGGCCGTGCGTTTCGGGAATGTGGTCGGTTCATCCGGCTCCGTGGTTCCCCTTTTCCGACGCCAGATTGAACGGGGCGGCCCGGTCACGGTCACTCATAAAGACGTTACACGTTACTTCATGTCCATCTCCGAAGCGGCCCAGCTTATTTTGCAGGCCGGGGTCATGGCCGATGGTGGGGAAATATTCATCCTTGAAATGGGCGAACCCATCAAAATAGCCGATATGGCCCGCGACCTGATCAGGCTCTCCGGCAAAGAACCGGACAAAGACATTGAAATCATCTTCACCGGACTGCGTGAGGGAGAGAAACTTTATGAAGAGCTGATAACTGAAGGCGAAGGCATTGTACGCACCGAGCATGACAAAATCATGGTTCTCAAAGGCGTTGAGAATGATCTTGAAGCCTACACCGCATGCTTCAAAAAACAGCTTTGTACACTGAAAGATGCTGCCGACAGATTTCAGGCCGATGAGGTCAGAACTCTGCTTCATGCTGCCGTACCAGAATTCGATGAAGAGTGCTGA
- a CDS encoding helix-turn-helix domain-containing protein, whose amino-acid sequence MLKELFTSKTRIKLLLKLFLNPDVSSYLRELAAEFDVSPNAMKEELDGLSEAGYLNKKKEGRYIFYNANSSHPFFPEISSIVRKYIGIDQILEYILSTIGDVDSVYILDDYAKGIDSGIIDVLIIGNETNSERIGDLCTKAEEAIKRKIRIMVLDTDEFNKTSNIYLRRPNWKVV is encoded by the coding sequence ATGCTGAAAGAACTATTCACCTCCAAAACTAGAATCAAACTGCTGCTCAAGCTGTTTCTCAACCCTGATGTATCCTCGTATCTAAGGGAATTAGCAGCAGAATTTGATGTTTCTCCAAATGCCATGAAAGAGGAATTAGATGGATTAAGTGAAGCAGGCTACCTGAACAAAAAAAAGGAAGGCCGCTACATTTTTTACAACGCTAACTCTTCACATCCCTTTTTTCCTGAAATCAGTTCCATTGTGCGTAAATATATCGGGATCGATCAGATTCTGGAATATATTCTCTCCACCATCGGCGATGTTGATTCTGTCTACATCCTTGATGATTACGCTAAGGGAATAGATTCTGGAATAATTGATGTTCTGATCATCGGTAACGAAACCAATTCAGAGCGTATCGGCGACCTATGCACCAAGGCCGAGGAAGCTATAAAGCGCAAGATCAGAATTATGGTTCTTGATACCGACGAATTCAATAAAACCAGTAATATTTATTTAAGACGACCTAATTGGAAGGTTGTCTAA
- a CDS encoding DegT/DnrJ/EryC1/StrS family aminotransferase, with protein MNIPFIDLKKQFSRIEKQIRENMDTVLDHGAYIMGPEIPALEKTLAEFCGTKHALSCASGTDALTLALMSLDVKPGDAVFTTPFTFFATAETIALTGATPVFVDIDPVTFNIDPEKLDKTIEALKNSDDSTPLPKVDGLTARGIISVDIFGLPADYEAIKAVADKHGLFLIEDAAQSFGGEYKGKRACSLGDITCTSFFPAKPLGCYGDGGMCFTDDDALIERLRSHRIHGMGPDRYDNVRLGITGRMDSLQAAILQAKFEIFPEEVDLRDKVAATYADLLADVEGLTTPSVPEGYRSVWAQYCSLAKDGEHRKRIQAALQEKGIPSPIYYPIPLHLQTAFKDLGYKMGDCPISEDAASRIFAIPMHPYLEREQQEFIADIIRNA; from the coding sequence ATGAATATTCCCTTTATTGACCTTAAAAAGCAGTTTTCAAGGATAGAAAAACAGATCCGCGAAAACATGGATACCGTTCTTGATCATGGCGCCTACATCATGGGCCCCGAAATTCCGGCACTTGAGAAAACTCTCGCTGAATTCTGCGGCACCAAGCACGCTCTCAGCTGTGCTTCCGGTACTGATGCGCTGACCCTCGCGCTCATGTCTCTTGATGTGAAACCCGGCGATGCAGTCTTCACCACTCCGTTCACCTTCTTCGCTACTGCCGAAACCATTGCCCTGACAGGCGCAACACCAGTTTTCGTTGACATCGACCCGGTCACTTTCAACATCGACCCGGAAAAGCTCGATAAAACCATCGAAGCTCTCAAAAACAGCGACGACAGCACTCCCCTGCCAAAGGTTGACGGCCTGACAGCCAGAGGTATCATTTCCGTTGATATTTTCGGTCTTCCCGCCGATTACGAAGCAATCAAAGCTGTTGCCGACAAGCACGGTCTCTTCCTCATTGAAGACGCAGCGCAGAGCTTCGGCGGTGAATACAAAGGAAAACGCGCCTGCTCACTGGGCGACATAACCTGCACCTCCTTCTTTCCAGCCAAGCCTCTCGGCTGCTACGGTGACGGCGGAATGTGCTTCACCGATGACGATGCCCTGATCGAACGTCTGCGCTCCCACCGTATTCACGGCATGGGACCGGACCGTTATGACAACGTCCGCCTCGGCATAACCGGCCGTATGGACTCTTTGCAGGCAGCAATCCTTCAGGCCAAATTCGAAATTTTCCCTGAAGAAGTAGACCTGCGCGACAAGGTTGCCGCTACTTATGCAGACCTTCTTGCTGATGTTGAAGGGCTGACCACTCCGTCCGTACCCGAAGGTTACCGTTCCGTTTGGGCCCAGTACTGCTCATTGGCGAAAGACGGCGAGCATCGCAAGCGCATTCAGGCAGCATTGCAGGAAAAAGGAATTCCTTCCCCGATCTACTATCCGATCCCGCTGCACCTTCAGACTGCATTTAAAGATCTCGGATACAAAATGGGCGATTGCCCGATCAGCGAAGATGCTGCCAGCCGCATTTTCGCAATTCCCATGCACCCTTACCTTGAAAGGGAACAGCAGGAATTCATCGCCGACATCATCAGGAATGCCTAA
- a CDS encoding glycosyltransferase translates to MSKTLLVIITDRLSHIIGKGELIDRYYNPGGVFSDVHILMTNDDRPDHAALQRTVGDAKLTLHNLPSGMGLLGKTLWRPFLLKGWADQAVKIAEGINPDLIRCYGNFINGYAAARIKELLGIPLFVSLHTQPDQTRANPEVDFKTRVFYALSQAVEKYTLQRADKVSCVYGSIMDYAKAKGAKDPFVAYNVINPGKIIRKTDYSLSGPLKILYVGRVIPAKNPLNIIRALQNLDATLAVVGSGSKIQEAEELVRELGLENKVSFIPSMTNDELCRTMHEYDIFAGHSQYSEFPKTVLETSLCGLPILFNSRRGTPVPEFENNIARMVEDSPSGYRSGIKFYLSEKNRADYGSRAVRHADENWSPEHAERVFADIHRELIGL, encoded by the coding sequence ATGAGCAAAACCCTGCTTGTCATCATTACAGATCGCCTTTCCCATATCATTGGGAAAGGCGAACTTATTGACCGCTACTACAATCCCGGCGGTGTCTTCAGTGACGTGCATATCCTGATGACAAATGATGACAGGCCGGACCATGCCGCCCTGCAAAGGACGGTGGGCGACGCAAAACTGACCCTGCACAACCTGCCTTCCGGTATGGGACTGCTGGGCAAAACATTATGGCGTCCTTTTCTGCTGAAAGGCTGGGCTGATCAGGCTGTAAAAATTGCCGAAGGAATCAATCCGGACCTGATCCGCTGCTACGGCAATTTCATAAACGGCTATGCGGCGGCCCGAATAAAGGAACTACTAGGCATTCCTTTATTCGTCTCTCTGCACACCCAGCCGGACCAGACTCGGGCCAACCCGGAAGTGGATTTCAAGACCAGGGTATTTTATGCCCTTTCACAAGCTGTTGAGAAATACACCCTGCAAAGGGCGGATAAAGTCAGCTGCGTATACGGCTCGATCATGGATTACGCCAAAGCCAAAGGAGCCAAAGACCCTTTTGTCGCTTACAATGTGATCAACCCCGGAAAGATCATCCGCAAGACGGATTACAGTTTATCCGGACCGCTCAAAATTTTATATGTAGGCCGGGTTATTCCGGCGAAAAATCCCCTGAACATAATTCGCGCTCTACAGAATCTCGATGCCACACTGGCTGTGGTCGGCAGCGGCAGCAAAATTCAGGAAGCTGAAGAATTGGTGCGGGAGTTGGGATTGGAGAATAAAGTCAGCTTCATACCATCCATGACCAATGATGAACTGTGCCGTACCATGCACGAATATGATATTTTCGCCGGGCACTCCCAGTACAGCGAATTCCCCAAGACCGTGCTGGAAACTTCCCTGTGCGGATTGCCCATTTTGTTTAATTCGCGTAGGGGGACACCTGTTCCTGAATTTGAAAATAATATAGCCAGAATGGTGGAAGACTCTCCGTCCGGCTACCGTTCGGGAATTAAATTTTACCTGAGTGAAAAAAACCGCGCCGACTATGGCTCCAGAGCCGTCCGCCATGCAGATGAAAACTGGAGTCCGGAACATGCGGAAAGAGTTTTTGCAGACATCCACAGGGAACTAATCGGGCTATGA
- a CDS encoding glycosyltransferase family 4 protein, producing MKKSILFITYDFPPILSPESIQVQRRACALARGGHRVHVLTCCEDPDFEFLDQQLCKDHENLTIHRVNKLPGEKWLHYLCGGLEITDRKFWWKFPAAKMAINLIKEFKIDALYTHSTPLVNHLAGLAVKETDRNLQWTAHFSDPWTLNPYLSYRTGLQRKINRMYERAVISRADTITVTSEKTKELFVKGLNADQGKIKVLPHVFDPTLYTRRKSTPQKKIIAHTGNIYGLRSAAPLIEAVHKVQPKNLEFHFYGRMKEEERQLAERKCPELVKIFDPVPYLESIEVLSEADILLVIDAPLKDSPFFPSKLADYIGAGKPVVALSPLSSTTTQIVRDVQKELLVADSADVPSISALLRRLDSTESAPLREEGKAHYNMNNSYKNIYESLFNE from the coding sequence ATGAAAAAATCAATCCTGTTCATCACATATGATTTTCCGCCGATCCTTTCGCCGGAATCCATTCAAGTCCAGCGTCGGGCCTGTGCATTAGCCCGTGGAGGACACCGCGTCCACGTCCTGACCTGCTGCGAAGATCCTGATTTCGAATTTCTGGACCAACAGCTGTGCAAGGATCACGAGAACCTGACTATCCATCGGGTGAACAAACTTCCCGGTGAAAAATGGCTGCACTACCTTTGCGGCGGCCTTGAAATCACCGACCGCAAATTCTGGTGGAAGTTTCCCGCAGCCAAAATGGCCATTAATCTGATCAAAGAATTTAAGATTGATGCGCTCTATACGCACTCCACCCCGCTGGTGAACCATCTGGCCGGGCTGGCTGTGAAGGAAACCGACCGCAACCTGCAATGGACCGCACATTTTTCCGATCCGTGGACCCTTAACCCTTACCTATCATACAGGACAGGCCTCCAGCGCAAAATCAACCGGATGTACGAACGCGCTGTTATTTCAAGGGCGGATACCATCACCGTCACATCTGAAAAGACCAAAGAACTTTTCGTTAAGGGATTGAATGCGGATCAGGGCAAGATCAAAGTACTGCCCCATGTTTTCGACCCGACCCTGTACACCCGCAGGAAAAGCACTCCGCAAAAGAAAATTATCGCCCATACCGGAAATATTTACGGCTTGCGCTCCGCAGCCCCGCTAATTGAAGCAGTCCACAAGGTTCAACCGAAGAATCTTGAATTTCATTTTTACGGACGCATGAAGGAAGAGGAACGCCAGCTGGCAGAACGCAAATGCCCGGAGCTGGTTAAAATTTTTGATCCGGTCCCTTATCTGGAATCAATTGAAGTTCTCTCCGAAGCGGACATCCTGCTGGTCATTGATGCCCCGCTCAAGGATTCTCCATTTTTTCCTTCAAAACTCGCCGATTATATTGGCGCGGGCAAACCGGTTGTGGCCTTAAGTCCGCTCTCTTCCACCACCACACAGATAGTGCGTGATGTTCAAAAAGAGCTGCTGGTGGCTGACAGTGCCGATGTTCCTTCCATCTCCGCACTTTTGCGCAGGCTGGACTCAACGGAATCTGCCCCTTTACGTGAGGAAGGAAAGGCCCACTACAACATGAACAACAGCTATAAAAACATATACGAGTCCCTTTTCAATGAATAA